GCTCTGTCCAATGACGCTCCGATTCAGCGGTTTTGGCGCGACGCGCATGCCGGTCGGGTGCACGCCGCCAATGACCCCGAGCGGGCGTATGTGATATTCGGAAACAACGAGTTCGGGTTGCCCCCCGGCGACACCATGGTTTAGGCATGCGCGCCGACGACGATGCAGAGTGGAGCGATGAGAAGGAGTGGCGCTAGGTGACCGCATCGACAGAGGAGCTCACCTTCGAATCCACCTCGCGCTTCGCGGAAGTGGACGTGGATGGACCGCTGAAGCTGCATTACCACGAAGCGGGTGCCGGCAACGAGCAGACGGTGGTGCTGCTGCACGGCGGCGGTCCCGGCGCGTCGAGCTGGACCAACTTCTCACGCAACATCGCGGTGCTGGCGCGGCGGTTCCACGTGCTGGCCGTCGACCAGCCCGGGTACGGCCACTCCGACAAACGGGCCGAGCACGGGCAGTTCAACCGGTATGCCGCCCGGGCGCTGAAGGGCCTTTTCGACCAGCTCGGTTTGGAACGGGTTCCGCTGGTGGGCAACTCGTTAGGCGGTGGCACCGCGGTGCGGTTCGCGCTGGACTACCCGGACCGGGCCGGGCGCCTGGTGCTAATGGGCCCGGGCGGCCTGAGCATCAACCTGTTTGCGCCCGATCCGACCGAGGGCGTGAAGCGGCTGGGGAAGTTCTCCATGGAACCCACCCGGGAGAATCTCGAGGCGTTCCTGCGGGTCATGGTCTACGACCAGAAGCTGATCACCCCCGAGTTGGTGGACCAGCGCTTCGAGATGGCCAGCACGCCGGAATCGTTAGCGGCGACTCGGGCGATGGGAAAATCGTTCGCCGGGGCAGATTTCGAAGCCGGCATGATGTGGCGCGAGGTGTACAAGCTGCGCCAGCCGGTGCTGTTGATCTGGGGACGCGAGGACCGAGTCAACCCGCTGGACGGTGCGCTGGTCGCGCTGAAGACCATCCCGCGTGCGCAGCTACACGTCTTCGGGCAATGTGGGCACTGGGTGCAGGTGGAAAAGTTCGACGAATTCAACAAGTTGACCGCTGATTTCCTAGGAGGTGCCAGATGAGCATCCGGTCGCTGGGTTATCTGCGCATCGAGGCCACCGATATGGCCGCTTGGCGCGAGTTCGGCCTGAAAGTCCTCGGGATGGTCGAGGGTAAGGGCAGCACTGAGGGCGCCCTGTATCTGCGGATGGACGACTTTCCAGCGCGCCTGGTGATCGTGCCCGGCGAGCGTGACCGGCTGGCCGAGGCGGGCTGGGAATGCGCGAATGCCGAAGGCCTGCAGGAGATTCGGAATCGGCTCGACGTGGAGGGCACGCCGTACAAGGAGGCCACCGCAGCCGAGCTGGCGGAGCGGCGAGTCGACGAGATGGTCCTGTTCTCCGACCCGTCGGGCAATCCGCTGGCGGCCTTCCACGGGGTCGCGCTGGAACACCGTCGCGTGGTCAGCCCGTACGGGCACAGGTTCGTCACCGGCGAGCAGGGCCTGGGACACGTGGTGTTGACCACCCGCGACGACGCCGAGGCGTTGCACTTCTACCGAGATGTGCTCGGCTTCAAGCTGCGTGACTCGATGCGGATGCCGCCGCAGGTGGTGGGCCGGCCCGCCGATGGCGCGCCGGCATGGCTGCGCTTCTTCGGCTGCAACCCGCGTCACCACTCGTTGGCCTTCCTGCCGCTGCCGACGCCGAGTGGCATCGTGCACCTGATGGTCGAAGTCGAAAACGCCGACGACGTGGGACTGTGTCTGGACCGGGCGCTGCGTCGCAAGGTGCCCATGTCGGCGACACTGGGCCGGCACGTCAACGACCTGATGCTGTCGTTCTACATGAAGACACCCGGCGGGTTTGACGTCGAATTCGGTTGCGAGGGAAGACAGGTCGATGACCGCGACTGGATCGCCCGGGAAAGCACCGCCGTGAGCCTGTGGGGCCACGACTTCACCGTCGGCGCCCGCGGCTAGCCATGTCGGCTCAGATCGATCCATGCACGTTCCGTAGCGTGCTGGGTCAGTTCTGCACCGGGATCACCATCATCACCACCGTGCACGACGACGTGCCGGTCGGCTTCGCGTGCCAGTCGTTCGCGGCGTTGTCGCTGGACCCGCCGCTGGTGCTGTTCTGCCCGACCAAGGTGTCGCGGTCCTGGAAAGCCATCGAGGCCAGCGGCCGGTTCTGTGTCAACGTGCTGACCGAAAAACAGAAGGACGTCTCGGCCCGATTCGGATCCAAGGAACCCGACAAGTTCGCCGGTATCGATTGGCGCCCTTCACGACTCGGCTCGCCTATCATCGACGGGTCACTGGCGTACATCGACTGCACGGTGGCGTCGGTGCACGACGGCGGCGACCATTTTGTGGTGTTCGGCGCGGTCGAATCGCTGTCGGAGGCTCCCAAGATCAAGCCGCGGCCGCTGCTGTTCTATCGCGGCGACTACACCGGCATCGAGCCGGACAAGACCACGCCGGCGCAATGGCGCGACGACCTGGAAGCGTTTCTCACCACCACCACCAAGGACACCTGGCTGTGACGCCTTCTGGCGAGCAGACGATAAATCGCACAAAAATCGCTCTGGCGATGCGAGTTTGTGTCTGCTCGTCGATTGGCTCAGGGGGCGACACGTTGGGCGCCGGGCCAGATGGCGCGAGCCGCCGGGGATGCGCAGAAGGTTTCCTGCGCCGCAGAGACATCCATGTCGACGGCATGCAGACCGTCTTCCTGATGGGCGTGACAGCGCACGGTGAGCACCCGGTGGGTGCCCGGGTCCACCTGCTCGGCCTCGACCGTCAACACCACGACGAGCGTGAATCCGGCGCCGGTCGGCAGGTAGAAGGTGAGGTCTCGGCTGCTGGGCGAGCCGCCGTTGGTGACGACGTAGCCGTCGCCGCTGGCATACACCGCCTGCCCGAGCATCTGGGTGCGTTCGAAGTGAGTGCTGTCGCCGGCGGCACGCCATACCGCGAACCTCGTGTTGGGGCTGCCGTTGATGCCGTGTTGGGCGATCGGGATGATCACCTCGTCGCGGCCGTCCCCGTCCAGGTCCTGCATACCGACGCCGCTCGGGCTCGACGGTTCGAGCAGCTCGTCGATCTTTTGGACGGCCGCGCCCGATGCGTCGGTCACCATGACAGTTACCGCCCGCGGCCCCGGCGCTTCCGGAAGGCTCCAGTAGGTCACGGCGAAATTGGCGCCGACGCGATCCGCGGCATGCAGTCGGCAATCCGGATGCGGAAGCCGCGTCGTGGGACTGATCGCCGCGACCGGGCACGGTGGCAGGCTGTTGCTGTCGGCGAGCGCCTGCGGAGACACGGCCGTCGCGATGGCCAGCGCCGCGGTGAAAAGCGTCGGTGCATTCATGGCCGGGCACACTACCGCTATTGATTTCCGCCGCCAATGACGAACTTCCTTTCGAAAGGCTTCTTGGCGTGCGAACCGCCCAATACGGACACGTTGTCAATAAAGTTGACGCCGCCAAAAGTTCATAGACCGTGTCAAGTGATTTGACGTAGTTGGGTGGTCCGTGTGGCTTAGATATTATGACAGCCTTTTTCCGGTAAACCAGTTCCCCTGCGTCGGTAACCGCGTTAATATCTCGGCGATTGTGCGCCACGCCGGCGTAACACCAGCTGAACCGACAGACCCGGCGTTTGCGGGTCCCGACCATCGACAAGGGGACGAAATGTCACTCCCAACGGCCGAAGCCCGTGTCTGCGATCTTCGACAGCGTGATGCGGCGGATGAGGCCTGGCAATGGATCGTCGACCTCAAAGACCAGGCGAAGTCCAACCACAAGGCCGCGGAGTCGCAACTGAACGCGATCTTCAAACTTGGCACCATGCCAACCGGCCTAGACGGCTCGACCGACGGCATTCTCGTCATGACGACGACCAACCGGGTCCTCGACGCGGCCGCGCGGCTCGTCACCGGCCTGTGGATGCCCTGGCAGGGCAAACGGTTCAACGCGGTGGCCAGCACCGGCGACAACCGCATGACCGCCAGCTCGAGGGTTCCCGCCAAGCTGCTGTGGCCGCGGTACCCGATGAAGGACGCCGCCGACGGGAAACTGGCCTTCGACTTCAAGACCTATGCCGACACCGGCAAGGCCGATCCGGATGTGCAGGTCATGGTCATCGACTACGCGGACGTCGAAGACAACCCTCGGCTGATCATCAGAAGCATCCGCGACGAGCTGGTCGAGGTGGTGCCGGGCGCCTACCTGGGCAAGATCCTGTTCCGGTTGCCACGAAACCGCTACCAGATGCTCGGCTTCTTCGCCCTGTGCGCATAGCGGCCACCCCGGCACAGGGGCTGCGTGCCGCCGCGCTCAGGCGCGGTCGTCGGCTTCGGCGGCGGGATCGTAGCCCGGCAGTCCCAGCTCGGCGCGCAGCAGCTCGGCGGTGCGTTCGGCGAACATGGAGATGGTTAGAAACGGATTGACGCCCAACGCGCGCGGGATCACCGAGGCGTCGCAGACGTACAGTCCGGCGTAGGTGCCGCCGTCGGGCCGGAACACTCGTCCGGCATGGTCGACCACGCCGGCGTCGACATTGTCGGCGGTGGCGCACCCGCCCATCGGGTGCGCGGTGATCAAGTGCTTGCCCAGGATTCGCTTGTCCCAGCGCGGGTTTTTCATGTAAGTCCCGCCGATGGCCTCCACCGCCGGCGCCATGATCGCGTCGACGTCGCGGTACATTCGCTCGGTCGGCGCTCCCGGCCAGTCGATTTTGACCGTGCCGTTCTTGCGCAGCACCAGCTCGCCGTCGGAGTTGTCGTGCAGCATGATCAAAAATCCCAGCGAGTGGTTCATCGCCCCGTCGGTGTTGAAGCCGATGTCGCGCCGCCAACGGTCCAGCTTGTCTCGACGGAAGTCGCGATAGCTGGTGGCGGCCAGGCCCATCAGCCCCACCCGGAAGCTGTCCACCAGCGCGCGGGGCAGCGATAGATCCTGCACGGTGAACCGTTTACGCATGTCGGATTGGTCGGCGCCGAAGCGCATCACCGCGGTGATGCTGGGCCCGCACGTCAGCTCGTTTCGGGGCGGCCCGTCGGTGGTCGCCCAGGCCTGGGTGTCGGTTCGCATGTCGGTGTTGTAGGCGATGCCGAAGTTGTCGCCGTTGCCGCTGAAGTTCTTTCCCAGCCGCGCCGACAGCGCCAGGCCCGACCGCGCCGAACGCAGCAGTATCGCGTTGCTGCCCAGCGTGCCGGCGGATACCACGACACGGCGGGCGGTGACGACCACCTCGTCGTCGGGGTCGGCCCCACCGGTGGCACGGGCGATCACCCGCCACCGGCCGTCGGCGGCCGGCTCGATCCGCCAGGCCTCGATGCCGCAGAACATCTTGACGCCGTAGTGCGCGGCCATCGGCAGGTAGTTGGTCATCAGGGTGTTTTTCGAACCGGTGTTGTCGCCGGTGCCGTCACCGCCGTGGTTCGGGCAGCGTCGCCGCTGTACCCCGTACCTGGTCATTCGGTCCTCGGTGCTGACCGTGATGTCCAAAATCTGCATGTGGGCGCCGGCGTTCTTGGCGATCTGGGCAAACGCTTCGACCCGGCGCAAGGGCACGTGCTGGGCGTAGGGCACCGCGCCGAGCATGCGGCGCGCTCGCGCATAATATTTCGCCAGCCCGCCGACGCCGTCGCGCTCCCGCTCCACGAGCTCCTGAAACGCCCGCGGCCACGACGCCAGGAACACCTCCCGATCGGGCACGATCGCCACGTTGAAGTTGATCAGCGAGGTGCCCCCGAGACCGTTGGCGTGGATAACGTCGATGGTCTTGAACCGTTCGATTTCGATGAGGCCTAGCGGGTTCAAGGGCGACCGCAGTTGCGCCAACGCGCCCTTCTCGCTCTCCGGGAAGGTGCCGGTCGGGTGCTCGGCGCCGCGTTCAAGCACCGCGATATCGAGCTTGCCGCCGGCGGCCGCGTTGGCGACTCCGAGCCGCGCGGCAGTGATAGCGCCGCCGTAACCGGAGCCGAGGATCAAGACGTCGTATTCGCTGCGCAGCGCATCCGTCGATGACGCCAGCACCGCGGCCGTTTCTGTCATGACAGCAACCTCCGTGTAACCCCGTGCCCGTTTCCGGGTTGGGGGGATGAGCCAATAAAACGCCAGGGATAAGTACCGGAGCGTAAACCGCTGCGCCGCCGCGTGGGAAGAATCGCGTGAGAAAAATCCGCTTAAGCGGCTGGGGCGGTTAACTAAGCGGTGGTAAGGGACCAAATGTAAATGGATTTGACAATGACTACAAGGAGGCTCCGTGTCAAAATCGTGTACGCGGCAGATTATAACGAAAATATAACGTTTAGGCTTCTGTTATATAACGTGCGATGCCCTTCCGGGCAAACTCAATACCATCCCTTCATCACTTTCGAAGCGTCATCAAGGGAACGCCATGTCGTTTTTGCGGACAAAGCCTCAGGCGGCCGCGGCGCCTTGCGATCGGCGGGTGGGATCCGTTGAGTGCGGTCGTCGATAACGGGGCGCCGGCCCGGGCAGCTGACGATCGAACCCCGGTCGCCGGCCGATCCGGTTACGGCCGCCCGGTGGCCGCCGCGGTCAGCGCGCCGTGGCGCCGCGTGTTGCGGCGTCCCGACCGATCGTTGCAGACCCTCGGCCGCTTCTTCGAGCTAGCCGCGCAGTCCGCCGGCTACCTGATCTCCGATCTGGTCCGGTTGCGCCACCCCTGGCGGGAAACCCTCAACCAGGCCTCGTTCATCGTCGGCGTCACCGCGATTCCGGCGCTGCTGATCTCGGTCCCGTTCGGGGTCATCGTCGCGGTGCAGGTGGGCAGCGTCATCCAGCAGGTGGGTGCGACGTCGATCTCGGGTGCGGCCGGCGGCCTGGGCGTCATCCGCCAGGCCGCGCCGATCGTGGCCGCCCTGCTGCTGGGCGGGGCGGCCGGCGCGGCGATCACCACCGACCTGGGCGCGCGCAGCATCCGCGACGAGGTGGACGCGCTGCGCGTCATGGGCATCGACCCGGTGCAACGACTCGTCACGCCCCGGCTGGCGGCGATCATCGTGGTGTCGCCGCCGTTGTGCGTGTTCATCGTCTTCATGGGCCTGTCCGCGGGCTACGTGATCAATGTGGGGTTCCAATCCGGCACCCCGGGAAGCTATATCGCCTCGTTCGGATCGTTCGCCACCATCGCCGACGTCGTGGTAGCGGTGCTGAAAACCTGGGTCTTCGGCGTGATCGTGACGCTGATCGCCTGCCAGCGGGGCCTGGAGACCAGGGGCGGCCCGCGGGGTGTGGCCGACGGGGTCAACGCGGCCGTCGTGCTCGGCGTGGTCACGGTGTTCGTCCTCAACCTGGTGATCACCGAGTTCGTCACCTTGTTCATGCCGGCGAAGGTGGGTTGATGGCGACACCCTCGCGCTATCTGCCGCACGGACTGAGCAGGCCGCTGCGCTCCTCGGTGGCGGTGGTCTACCGAGCCGGCTCGCTGTTCGAGCGACTCGGGCACCAGGCCACCTTCGGCGCCCAGGCGTTGGGTGCGATTCCGCGAACCGTTGCGCGCTACCGCCGGCACACCGGAGCGATCTT
This is a stretch of genomic DNA from Mycobacterium lacus. It encodes these proteins:
- the hsaD gene encoding 4,5:9,10-diseco-3-hydroxy-5,9,17-trioxoandrosta-1(10),2-diene-4-oate hydrolase → MTASTEELTFESTSRFAEVDVDGPLKLHYHEAGAGNEQTVVLLHGGGPGASSWTNFSRNIAVLARRFHVLAVDQPGYGHSDKRAEHGQFNRYAARALKGLFDQLGLERVPLVGNSLGGGTAVRFALDYPDRAGRLVLMGPGGLSINLFAPDPTEGVKRLGKFSMEPTRENLEAFLRVMVYDQKLITPELVDQRFEMASTPESLAATRAMGKSFAGADFEAGMMWREVYKLRQPVLLIWGREDRVNPLDGALVALKTIPRAQLHVFGQCGHWVQVEKFDEFNKLTADFLGGAR
- the hsaC gene encoding iron-dependent extradiol dioxygenase HsaC, giving the protein MSIRSLGYLRIEATDMAAWREFGLKVLGMVEGKGSTEGALYLRMDDFPARLVIVPGERDRLAEAGWECANAEGLQEIRNRLDVEGTPYKEATAAELAERRVDEMVLFSDPSGNPLAAFHGVALEHRRVVSPYGHRFVTGEQGLGHVVLTTRDDAEALHFYRDVLGFKLRDSMRMPPQVVGRPADGAPAWLRFFGCNPRHHSLAFLPLPTPSGIVHLMVEVENADDVGLCLDRALRRKVPMSATLGRHVNDLMLSFYMKTPGGFDVEFGCEGRQVDDRDWIARESTAVSLWGHDFTVGARG
- the hsaB gene encoding 3-hydroxy-9,10-secoandrosta-1,3,5(10)-triene-9,17-dione monooxygenase reductase subunit — translated: MSAQIDPCTFRSVLGQFCTGITIITTVHDDVPVGFACQSFAALSLDPPLVLFCPTKVSRSWKAIEASGRFCVNVLTEKQKDVSARFGSKEPDKFAGIDWRPSRLGSPIIDGSLAYIDCTVASVHDGGDHFVVFGAVESLSEAPKIKPRPLLFYRGDYTGIEPDKTTPAQWRDDLEAFLTTTTKDTWL
- a CDS encoding GMC oxidoreductase, encoding MTETAAVLASSTDALRSEYDVLILGSGYGGAITAARLGVANAAAGGKLDIAVLERGAEHPTGTFPESEKGALAQLRSPLNPLGLIEIERFKTIDVIHANGLGGTSLINFNVAIVPDREVFLASWPRAFQELVERERDGVGGLAKYYARARRMLGAVPYAQHVPLRRVEAFAQIAKNAGAHMQILDITVSTEDRMTRYGVQRRRCPNHGGDGTGDNTGSKNTLMTNYLPMAAHYGVKMFCGIEAWRIEPAADGRWRVIARATGGADPDDEVVVTARRVVVSAGTLGSNAILLRSARSGLALSARLGKNFSGNGDNFGIAYNTDMRTDTQAWATTDGPPRNELTCGPSITAVMRFGADQSDMRKRFTVQDLSLPRALVDSFRVGLMGLAATSYRDFRRDKLDRWRRDIGFNTDGAMNHSLGFLIMLHDNSDGELVLRKNGTVKIDWPGAPTERMYRDVDAIMAPAVEAIGGTYMKNPRWDKRILGKHLITAHPMGGCATADNVDAGVVDHAGRVFRPDGGTYAGLYVCDASVIPRALGVNPFLTISMFAERTAELLRAELGLPGYDPAAEADDRA
- a CDS encoding MlaE family ABC transporter permease, with product MAAAVSAPWRRVLRRPDRSLQTLGRFFELAAQSAGYLISDLVRLRHPWRETLNQASFIVGVTAIPALLISVPFGVIVAVQVGSVIQQVGATSISGAAGGLGVIRQAAPIVAALLLGGAAGAAITTDLGARSIRDEVDALRVMGIDPVQRLVTPRLAAIIVVSPPLCVFIVFMGLSAGYVINVGFQSGTPGSYIASFGSFATIADVVVAVLKTWVFGVIVTLIACQRGLETRGGPRGVADGVNAAVVLGVVTVFVLNLVITEFVTLFMPAKVG